The Algoriphagus halophilus genome window below encodes:
- a CDS encoding Clp protease ClpB has protein sequence MILGFLLLILSITPPQFTKAGEAKLERMIQERDALTAEWKKSESKKSGIFGNRTKKDMIETNEWLERILAKDNLIMDELRMIGDIETTVATQTGDDYKAITLKLEQDVQALKRALAERNKTINGMLETRRTFEWTTLIFFLSTFGLGYWIYKIKKST, from the coding sequence ATGATACTCGGCTTTCTATTACTGATTTTATCCATTACTCCACCCCAATTCACCAAGGCAGGCGAAGCTAAACTGGAACGCATGATCCAAGAGCGTGATGCCTTGACTGCTGAATGGAAAAAAAGTGAAAGTAAAAAGTCAGGAATCTTTGGAAATCGCACCAAAAAAGACATGATCGAGACCAATGAATGGCTAGAAAGAATTCTGGCCAAGGACAATTTGATCATGGATGAACTTCGAATGATTGGGGATATAGAAACTACGGTTGCCACACAAACAGGAGACGACTATAAGGCCATTACTTTGAAATTGGAGCAAGATGTACAGGCATTGAAAAGAGCATTGGCAGAACGAAACAAAACCATCAACGGAATGCTTGAAACCCGCAGGACTTTTGAATGGACTACGCTGATTTTTTTCCTAAGCACCTTTGGACTAGGGTATTGGATCTACAAGATCAAAAAATCTACTTAA